In the genome of Streptomyces collinus, one region contains:
- a CDS encoding serine/threonine-protein kinase, producing METLQPDDPAELGTYRLLRRLGAGGMGRVYLARSPGGRTVAVKVVRPDLAADGDFRDRFRHEVETAKAVSGRFTAPVVDADPDAPLPWLATSYVLGPDLTDVVTAHGALPEHTVRALAAGLAAALQEVHAAGLIHRDMKPSNVLLAADGPRVIDFGIARAVDGSRMTQTGVVVGSPGYMSPEQALGENIGTASDVFSLGAVLAFAATGRGTFGQGAASHASLLYQVVHGDPDVEGVPQQLLGLVRACLAKDPAHRPVPAEIVAALAPQGVEGVLSDWLPSAVASTIATHAAGILDLEAPQRPQPTGAASFGPAPTMTEGAPQSPGIPTPGYGYPQAPGYGGAPAAAAQGSPAPGYATPPGGLPAPGYGTPPPGHGPQGHPGAPGPASTVATTSPSRRRVLGLALGGAATVTLAGGGSAWWLSRNGDTADGATGKNGAGSARPAGENFTTPPAGVAPQPLWHETAAEDSTTTDVPLLIHDGLLLISGDPLVAYDVKTGEARWSKPDVCAPGSPLLFHDGKVFLADSGVEGVLVARDVKTGKEVWRSRLGKKLGIESTIAIDDKNVYVTATDYAQAQSATDYRTAIAAISHSTGKKVWLQHRDWGTRDYDVQGTVSGKYLVYADSNHNLTVRDTATGDQLWTQKIGDDWAWQPTVANGLVFLPGEKLTAVDAETGRTRWTLSPEGRRGFNNPAVIDGVLYVSDYDRGIWAVDVRTQRRIWLCEDQNRGGAGTFVRAGTTLYCAAGPLSGGVIALEAKTGDVRWTWTDDKDSGAPWQIATAGNRLLVTNGPEIYAMPAV from the coding sequence ATGGAGACACTGCAGCCGGACGATCCTGCGGAGTTGGGCACGTACCGACTTCTGCGAAGACTCGGTGCCGGCGGCATGGGGCGGGTCTACCTCGCCCGTTCACCCGGTGGCCGTACCGTCGCGGTGAAGGTCGTACGTCCGGACCTGGCCGCGGACGGCGATTTCCGCGACCGCTTCCGGCACGAAGTCGAGACGGCCAAGGCGGTCTCCGGCCGCTTCACCGCCCCGGTCGTGGACGCCGACCCCGACGCGCCGCTGCCGTGGCTGGCGACGTCGTACGTGCTCGGCCCGGACCTCACGGACGTGGTCACCGCGCACGGTGCCCTGCCGGAGCACACCGTCCGGGCGCTGGCCGCCGGCCTCGCCGCAGCCCTCCAGGAGGTGCACGCCGCCGGACTGATCCACCGTGACATGAAGCCGTCGAACGTCCTGCTGGCGGCAGACGGTCCGCGCGTCATCGACTTCGGCATCGCGCGGGCGGTGGACGGAAGCCGTATGACGCAGACGGGCGTCGTGGTCGGGTCTCCCGGCTACATGTCACCGGAGCAGGCGCTGGGCGAGAACATCGGCACGGCGAGTGATGTCTTCTCGCTGGGCGCCGTCCTCGCGTTCGCCGCAACCGGTCGGGGCACGTTCGGCCAAGGCGCCGCCTCGCACGCCTCGTTGCTCTATCAGGTCGTGCACGGTGATCCCGACGTCGAGGGCGTACCGCAGCAACTGCTGGGCCTCGTCCGCGCCTGCCTCGCCAAGGACCCGGCGCATCGGCCGGTTCCGGCCGAAATCGTGGCGGCGCTCGCCCCGCAGGGGGTCGAAGGCGTCCTCAGTGACTGGCTGCCGTCGGCGGTGGCCTCGACGATCGCCACGCATGCGGCCGGCATCCTGGACCTGGAGGCGCCGCAGCGGCCTCAGCCCACGGGCGCCGCGTCCTTCGGGCCCGCGCCGACGATGACGGAGGGGGCACCGCAGTCACCGGGCATCCCCACCCCGGGCTACGGGTATCCGCAGGCCCCGGGATACGGCGGTGCCCCCGCGGCCGCCGCCCAGGGATCGCCGGCCCCCGGCTACGCCACACCGCCGGGCGGCCTTCCCGCTCCCGGGTACGGAACGCCCCCGCCGGGCCACGGCCCTCAAGGACACCCCGGTGCCCCGGGGCCGGCCTCCACTGTCGCCACCACCTCCCCTTCCCGCCGCCGTGTTCTCGGTCTCGCGCTCGGCGGTGCCGCCACCGTGACGCTGGCGGGCGGCGGCTCCGCCTGGTGGCTCAGCAGGAACGGCGACACCGCGGACGGGGCGACCGGTAAGAACGGCGCCGGTTCCGCCCGTCCCGCCGGGGAGAACTTCACCACCCCGCCGGCGGGAGTCGCCCCCCAACCCCTGTGGCACGAGACAGCGGCGGAAGACAGCACCACCACCGATGTACCCCTCCTCATTCATGACGGCCTGCTCTTGATCAGCGGCGACCCTCTGGTGGCGTATGACGTGAAGACCGGTGAAGCCCGCTGGTCGAAGCCCGATGTCTGCGCCCCCGGTTCCCCGCTCCTGTTCCACGACGGCAAGGTGTTCCTCGCCGACAGCGGCGTCGAGGGAGTCCTCGTCGCCCGGGACGTGAAGACCGGCAAGGAGGTGTGGCGCAGCCGACTCGGCAAGAAACTCGGCATCGAGAGCACCATCGCCATCGACGACAAGAACGTGTACGTCACGGCAACCGACTACGCACAGGCCCAGAGCGCCACCGACTACCGCACCGCCATCGCCGCGATCAGCCACAGCACCGGGAAGAAGGTGTGGTTGCAGCACCGCGACTGGGGCACGCGGGACTACGACGTCCAGGGCACCGTCTCCGGCAAGTACCTCGTCTACGCGGACTCCAACCACAACCTCACCGTGCGCGACACCGCAACCGGCGACCAGTTGTGGACGCAGAAGATCGGCGACGACTGGGCCTGGCAGCCCACGGTCGCGAACGGCCTCGTCTTCCTGCCCGGCGAGAAGCTGACAGCGGTCGACGCGGAGACCGGCCGTACCCGCTGGACGCTCTCCCCCGAGGGCCGCCGCGGCTTCAACAACCCGGCCGTCATCGACGGTGTGCTCTACGTCAGCGACTACGACCGCGGCATCTGGGCCGTCGACGTCAGGACGCAGCGGCGGATCTGGCTCTGCGAGGACCAGAACCGCGGCGGGGCGGGGACGTTCGTGAGGGCCGGCACGACGCTGTACTGCGCTGCCGGGCCTCTGTCAGGCGGCGTCATCGCCCTTGAGGCCAAGACCGGGGACGTGCGCTGGACATGGACCGATGACAAGGACTCCGGCGCCCCGTGGCAGATCGCGACGGCAGGAAACCGACTGTTGGTGACGAACGGACCGGAGATCTACGCGATGCCGGCGGTGTGA
- a CDS encoding menaquinone biosynthetic enzyme MqnA/MqnD family protein, with amino-acid sequence MDNPRTRPRVGHIQFLNCLPLYWGLARTGTLLDFELSKDTPEKLSEKLVQGELDIGPITLVEFLRHADDLVAFPDIAVGCDGPVMSCVIVSQVPLDRLDGARVALGSTSRTSVRLAQLLLAERFGVQPDYYTCPPDLSLMMQEADAAVLIGDAALRANMLDGPRFGLAVHDLGALWKEWTGLPFVFAVWAARRDYLEREPVITRRVHEAFLDSRNLSLEEVGKVAEQAARWEAFDEETLARYFTTLDFRFGGPQLAAVAEFARRVGPTTGFPADVKVDLLQP; translated from the coding sequence GTGGACAATCCTCGCACCCGGCCGCGCGTCGGCCACATCCAGTTCCTGAACTGCCTGCCCCTGTACTGGGGGCTCGCGAGAACAGGCACGCTCCTCGACTTCGAGCTCTCCAAGGACACCCCGGAGAAGCTCAGCGAGAAGCTGGTGCAGGGCGAACTCGACATCGGTCCGATCACCCTCGTCGAGTTCCTCCGGCACGCCGACGACCTGGTCGCCTTCCCCGACATCGCCGTCGGCTGCGACGGCCCGGTCATGTCCTGCGTGATCGTCTCCCAGGTCCCCCTGGACCGGCTGGACGGCGCCCGCGTCGCCCTCGGGTCGACCTCCCGCACCTCCGTCCGCCTCGCTCAGCTGCTCCTCGCCGAGCGCTTCGGCGTCCAGCCGGACTACTACACCTGCCCGCCCGACCTGAGCCTGATGATGCAGGAGGCCGACGCCGCCGTCCTCATCGGCGACGCCGCGCTGCGCGCCAACATGCTCGACGGGCCGCGCTTCGGCCTGGCCGTGCACGACCTGGGCGCGCTGTGGAAGGAGTGGACGGGCCTGCCGTTCGTCTTCGCGGTCTGGGCGGCCCGCCGCGACTACCTGGAGCGCGAGCCGGTCATCACGCGCCGGGTGCACGAGGCCTTCCTCGACTCCCGCAACCTCTCCCTGGAGGAGGTCGGCAAGGTCGCCGAGCAGGCCGCCCGCTGGGAGGCCTTCGACGAGGAGACCCTCGCCCGCTACTTCACGACCCTCGACTTCCGCTTCGGCGGCCCGCAGCTGGCGGCGGTCGCCGAGTTCGCCCGGCGGGTCGGCCCGACGACGGGCTTCCCGGCGGACGTGAAGGTGGACCTGCTCCAGCCGTGA
- a CDS encoding cold-shock protein produces the protein MATGTVKWFNAEKGFGFIAQEGGGPDVFVHYSAINASGFRSLEENQQVSFDVTQGPKGPQAENVTPV, from the coding sequence ATGGCTACCGGAACCGTGAAGTGGTTCAACGCCGAAAAGGGCTTTGGTTTCATCGCCCAGGAGGGCGGCGGCCCCGACGTCTTCGTCCACTACTCCGCGATCAACGCGAGCGGCTTCCGCTCGCTCGAGGAGAACCAGCAGGTGTCTTTCGACGTCACGCAGGGCCCGAAGGGCCCGCAGGCTGAGAACGTCACGCCGGTCTGA
- a CDS encoding class I SAM-dependent methyltransferase has product MTDTADFVTETRVFYDTVAEEYAAAFSDLRPGTPLDRGVLHGFAGLVGEGGEVADLGCGPGRVTAYLASQGLSVFGLDLSESMLAIARRENPGLRFVRGSMLELDLPDSSLDGLVSWYSIIHTPEEHLPALFAGFHRVLRPGGHLLLGFQYGDEPRRYEEAFGHDVSLTFRRGRPERIAALLSGAGFTVRATTVREPDEARGEPVAQASLVARKPGD; this is encoded by the coding sequence ATGACCGACACCGCAGACTTCGTGACCGAGACCCGCGTGTTCTACGACACCGTGGCCGAGGAGTACGCCGCTGCCTTCAGCGATCTGCGTCCGGGGACGCCCCTGGACCGGGGCGTGCTCCACGGTTTCGCGGGGCTCGTGGGCGAGGGGGGCGAGGTCGCCGACCTGGGGTGCGGGCCCGGGCGGGTGACGGCGTACCTGGCGTCCCAGGGGCTGTCGGTGTTCGGCCTGGACCTGTCGGAGTCGATGCTCGCGATCGCCCGCCGCGAGAACCCGGGCCTGCGGTTCGTACGGGGTTCCATGCTGGAGCTCGACCTGCCGGACTCCTCGCTCGACGGCCTCGTGTCCTGGTACTCGATCATCCACACCCCCGAGGAGCACCTGCCCGCCCTCTTCGCCGGTTTCCACCGCGTGCTGCGCCCCGGCGGGCATCTGCTCCTCGGCTTCCAGTACGGGGACGAGCCCCGCCGCTACGAGGAGGCCTTCGGACACGATGTGTCCCTGACCTTCCGCCGGGGCCGTCCGGAGCGCATCGCCGCCCTGCTGAGCGGCGCCGGCTTCACCGTCCGCGCCACGACCGTACGAGAGCCCGACGAGGCGCGGGGCGAGCCGGTCGCCCAGGCGAGCCTCGTGGCCCGCAAGCCCGGGGACTGA
- a CDS encoding FtsK/SpoIIIE domain-containing protein, giving the protein MRMLVTVVREGGEPEDVVVTADDTATAGDVAEVLAQAVGQGINPRGVGSENVVAMPGTSLASLPGYGTAVSGAPVLWADGELCDPAAPAAGALRDGMRVSVDPSIGPLLRKGEPVGQYELRVAGGPGAGRVVRLGVGAATAGSAPTCSLPLPDASLPAVALRLTIDLQGNVTLTPETGTGARLNDDAVTAGTPWPLGGVVRVGDSLLVLDQVAEPDAHLSLMSEGGLAYNRPPRLSPLRPRRRLAVPVPPSKGERARFQFIMAFMPMLFGLSMYFITKQIYMLLFCLMSPLMMLGQWISENREGKKKHKTSLKQYKKDLAAHESELVTLGKEEQRARREDNPDPAEILLFATGPRRRLWERRLTDPDAMQLRIGLGALPSDVELVFARGGSAHDEEPPEPPVLPDVPVTLPFARLGVVGIAGDRARALATARWLSVQAAVLHSPRDLSLVSLAATPAAGAEWHWAHWLPHTNPDEGQDCVALVGFDSEGISRRVNELLNELARRKAAREQHNMTGQLYPDANVLLILDGARLLRRVPGVPQLLTEGPQYGIFALCIDEDERLLPEECKAVVAWSPDAAHHVRVRGYGLEAVGDVLADQVPYEWCELLARSLAPVRDVSRDDADSALPTSARLLNLLNMPNPAGTEVERIWRAGGSTTAAPIGLAADGAFVLDIRRDGPHALVAGTTGAGKSELLQTIIASLAVANRPDALNYVLIDYKGGSAFMDCARLPHTVGMVSDLDAHLTERALASLAAELHRRERILFDAAAKDIEDYNDTRKLRPELEPMPRLVLVIDEFASLVAELPDFIAGLVDIARRGRSLGVHLILATQRPAGVVSADIRANTNLRIALRVTDASESMDVIDAPDSGAIAKSTPGRMYVRSGAQSLVGVQSARIGGRRPATGQTGPKATLIPLPWNAYARPLPKREEAEDDGTMVTDLAVLVDAVREGAERMGFGEQRSPWLPPLAESVTLDELSAYGGAPAAPDGDVPPIPYGLVDLPAKQSRVPVSLDLVHGEHTLLLGGARSGRSTALRTLAGSLARNTSPLDVHVYGIDCGSNALLPLVRLPHVGAVVTRDEPDRARRLIQRLQVEVARRQQLLAMEGASSAAEQRASAAPEERLPWMVLLLDSWEGFASTFENYNYGQLLEAAQRLFREGSAAGLKVVMTADRSGLSGHVSSAFADRLVMRFADPNDYSTAGLQAREVPKNMPPGRALRITDTGVDETQIGLLAQDPAGQAQVRALREIAEEARTRYGRVPAGRRPLRVDALPSRITASEAMALDPDFVPPSPLWALLAVGGDELHPIGIDLEENGPGFVIAGPPKSGRSTALLCAAESLLRAGTPLVVVTPRRSPLRDLEGREGVLGMLNADSSGDDLEEIQDQLDGRPYVVVVDDAELLYDAPLDEPLEGVIRKGADGGVGLLAAGTTDSLSGQYRGFAVEARKSRNGLLLTPQSSSDGELFGIRLPANSGGGAAGSGLFVAGGAFVPVQAVMNA; this is encoded by the coding sequence ATGCGGATGCTGGTCACGGTCGTACGCGAAGGCGGTGAGCCGGAGGACGTCGTCGTCACCGCCGACGACACCGCCACGGCTGGCGATGTCGCGGAGGTGTTGGCGCAGGCCGTCGGACAAGGCATCAACCCGCGGGGTGTCGGGTCGGAGAACGTCGTGGCCATGCCCGGGACCTCCCTGGCCTCGCTGCCCGGCTACGGAACGGCGGTCTCCGGGGCGCCGGTGCTGTGGGCGGACGGTGAGCTGTGCGACCCCGCGGCACCGGCGGCCGGCGCCCTGCGGGACGGCATGCGCGTCTCCGTCGACCCCTCGATAGGCCCGCTGCTGCGCAAGGGCGAGCCGGTCGGACAGTACGAACTGCGCGTGGCGGGCGGTCCCGGCGCGGGGCGGGTGGTCCGGCTGGGCGTCGGCGCGGCAACCGCCGGATCGGCGCCGACCTGTTCGCTCCCCTTGCCGGACGCCTCACTGCCGGCGGTCGCCCTCCGGCTGACCATCGACCTCCAGGGCAACGTCACCCTCACCCCGGAGACCGGCACCGGTGCCCGGCTGAACGATGACGCGGTGACGGCCGGGACTCCTTGGCCCCTGGGCGGCGTCGTACGCGTGGGTGACTCGCTGCTGGTCCTCGACCAGGTGGCCGAGCCGGATGCGCATCTGTCCCTGATGAGCGAAGGCGGCCTCGCCTACAACCGCCCCCCTCGGCTGTCGCCGCTGCGGCCTCGGCGGCGGCTGGCCGTGCCGGTGCCTCCCTCCAAGGGGGAACGGGCGCGTTTCCAGTTCATCATGGCCTTCATGCCCATGCTGTTCGGGCTGTCGATGTACTTCATCACCAAGCAGATCTACATGCTGCTGTTCTGCCTGATGAGCCCGCTCATGATGCTGGGCCAGTGGATCAGTGAGAACCGCGAGGGCAAGAAGAAGCACAAGACGTCCCTCAAGCAGTACAAGAAGGATCTCGCGGCCCACGAGTCCGAACTCGTCACCCTCGGCAAGGAAGAACAGCGCGCCCGCCGCGAGGACAACCCCGACCCGGCGGAGATCCTGCTCTTCGCGACCGGACCGCGCCGCCGTCTCTGGGAGCGCCGGCTCACCGACCCGGACGCGATGCAGCTGCGTATCGGCCTAGGAGCCCTGCCCTCCGACGTGGAACTCGTCTTCGCGCGTGGCGGTTCAGCGCACGACGAGGAGCCCCCGGAACCCCCGGTCCTGCCCGACGTCCCCGTCACCCTGCCCTTCGCCCGGCTCGGCGTGGTCGGCATCGCGGGAGACCGCGCCCGTGCCCTTGCCACCGCGCGCTGGCTGAGCGTGCAGGCCGCCGTGCTGCACAGCCCTCGGGACCTGTCACTGGTCTCCCTGGCCGCGACACCGGCCGCCGGCGCCGAGTGGCACTGGGCGCACTGGCTTCCGCACACCAACCCCGACGAGGGACAGGACTGCGTCGCCCTGGTCGGTTTCGACTCGGAGGGCATCAGCCGCCGGGTCAACGAACTGCTCAACGAACTGGCTCGACGCAAGGCGGCCCGCGAGCAGCACAACATGACGGGCCAGCTCTATCCGGACGCCAACGTGCTCCTGATCCTCGACGGAGCACGGCTGCTGCGCCGCGTCCCGGGCGTTCCCCAACTCCTCACCGAGGGACCGCAGTACGGCATCTTCGCCCTCTGTATCGACGAGGACGAGCGGCTGCTTCCCGAGGAGTGCAAAGCCGTCGTGGCCTGGTCACCGGACGCGGCCCACCATGTCCGGGTGCGCGGCTACGGCCTGGAGGCCGTCGGCGATGTGCTGGCCGACCAGGTTCCGTACGAATGGTGCGAACTCCTGGCCCGCTCCCTCGCCCCGGTCCGCGACGTCAGTCGCGACGACGCCGATTCCGCCCTGCCCACCTCGGCCCGGCTGCTGAACCTGCTGAACATGCCCAACCCGGCGGGTACCGAAGTGGAACGCATCTGGCGGGCAGGTGGATCGACCACGGCCGCACCCATCGGACTCGCCGCCGACGGCGCGTTCGTCCTGGACATCCGCCGTGACGGGCCGCACGCGCTGGTCGCCGGTACGACGGGTGCCGGTAAGTCCGAGCTGCTCCAGACGATCATCGCCTCGCTGGCGGTCGCCAACCGTCCCGACGCCCTGAACTACGTCCTCATCGACTACAAGGGCGGCAGCGCGTTCATGGACTGCGCCCGCCTGCCCCATACCGTCGGCATGGTCAGCGACCTCGACGCCCATCTGACCGAGCGGGCCCTCGCCTCACTCGCGGCCGAGCTGCATCGCCGGGAGCGCATCCTCTTCGATGCGGCGGCCAAGGACATCGAGGACTACAACGACACCCGCAAGCTCCGCCCCGAACTGGAGCCGATGCCCCGGCTCGTGCTCGTCATCGACGAGTTCGCGTCCTTGGTCGCCGAACTGCCCGACTTCATCGCGGGCTTGGTCGACATCGCGCGCCGGGGCCGCTCGCTCGGCGTGCACCTGATCCTCGCGACGCAGCGTCCCGCGGGTGTGGTGAGCGCCGACATCCGTGCCAACACCAACCTCCGCATCGCCCTGCGCGTCACCGACGCCTCCGAGTCGATGGACGTCATCGACGCACCGGACTCGGGCGCGATCGCCAAGTCGACTCCAGGGCGCATGTACGTGCGTTCCGGCGCCCAGTCCCTGGTCGGCGTGCAGTCGGCCCGTATCGGTGGCCGTCGCCCCGCCACGGGCCAGACGGGCCCGAAGGCCACGCTGATCCCGTTGCCGTGGAACGCCTATGCCCGCCCGTTGCCCAAGCGGGAGGAGGCCGAGGACGACGGCACGATGGTCACGGACCTGGCCGTCCTCGTCGACGCCGTACGCGAAGGCGCCGAGCGGATGGGCTTCGGCGAGCAGCGCAGCCCATGGCTGCCGCCGCTGGCGGAGTCCGTCACACTCGACGAACTGTCTGCCTACGGCGGTGCACCGGCCGCCCCGGACGGCGACGTGCCTCCGATCCCGTACGGCCTGGTCGACCTGCCGGCGAAGCAGAGCCGCGTGCCGGTGTCCCTGGACCTCGTGCACGGCGAGCACACACTGCTGCTCGGCGGCGCCCGCTCCGGTCGCTCGACGGCTCTTCGTACCCTGGCCGGCTCCCTGGCCCGGAACACCTCACCGCTCGATGTGCACGTCTATGGCATCGACTGCGGCTCCAACGCCCTTCTGCCGCTGGTGCGTCTGCCTCACGTGGGCGCTGTCGTGACCCGCGACGAGCCGGACCGAGCCCGTCGCCTGATCCAGCGCTTGCAGGTGGAGGTCGCCCGTCGACAGCAACTGCTCGCAATGGAGGGCGCGTCGAGTGCGGCGGAACAGCGCGCGAGTGCCGCTCCTGAAGAGCGCCTGCCCTGGATGGTGCTGCTGCTGGACAGCTGGGAGGGATTCGCCTCGACATTCGAGAACTACAACTACGGTCAGCTGCTGGAAGCGGCCCAGAGACTCTTCCGTGAGGGTTCGGCAGCGGGTCTGAAGGTCGTCATGACGGCCGACCGCAGCGGCCTCAGCGGTCACGTCTCCTCGGCCTTCGCCGACCGACTCGTCATGCGCTTCGCCGACCCGAACGACTACTCCACAGCAGGTCTCCAGGCCCGCGAGGTCCCGAAGAACATGCCACCCGGACGCGCCCTGCGGATCACCGACACCGGTGTGGACGAGACGCAGATCGGCCTACTGGCGCAGGATCCTGCCGGTCAGGCCCAGGTCCGTGCCCTCCGCGAGATCGCGGAAGAGGCGCGAACCCGCTACGGCCGCGTCCCGGCGGGCCGCCGTCCTCTGCGAGTCGATGCCCTTCCGTCGCGCATCACGGCGTCGGAGGCAATGGCTCTGGACCCGGACTTCGTCCCGCCGTCGCCTCTGTGGGCGCTGCTCGCCGTGGGCGGCGACGAGCTCCACCCCATCGGGATCGACCTGGAGGAGAACGGCCCCGGCTTCGTCATCGCGGGCCCGCCGAAGTCCGGCCGTTCCACGGCACTGCTGTGCGCTGCCGAGTCGCTTCTGCGAGCAGGTACGCCTCTGGTGGTTGTCACACCTCGCCGGTCTCCACTGCGGGACCTCGAGGGGCGAGAGGGCGTGCTGGGCATGCTCAACGCGGACAGCTCGGGCGACGACCTGGAGGAGATCCAGGACCAGCTCGACGGACGACCGTACGTTGTCGTGGTCGACGACGCCGAACTCCTCTACGACGCACCGCTGGACGAACCGCTGGAAGGGGTCATCCGCAAGGGAGCCGACGGCGGTGTGGGCCTGCTCGCCGCCGGCACGACGGACTCACTGTCCGGCCAGTACCGGGGCTTCGCGGTCGAGGCCCGCAAGTCCCGCAATGGCCTGCTGCTGACGCCGCAGAGCTCATCGGACGGAGAGCTGTTCGGCATCCGGCTGCCTGCGAACAGCGGGGGCGGGGCAGCGGGCAGCGGATTGTTCGTGGCCGGCGGGGCGTTTGTGCCGGTGCAGGCTGTGATGAACGCGTAA
- a CDS encoding serine/threonine-protein kinase — MRPLDVDEPTVVGPYRLLGRLGSGGMGRVYLGRSAGGRTVAVKIVHPHFALDEEFRARFRREVEAARRVGGAWTAPVLDADPGARVPWVATAYAAGPSLSAAVADGGPLPAHTVRALGAGLAEALAAVHELGLVHRDVKPSNVLLTLDGPLLIDFGIARATDGTASLTSTGVSIGSPGYMSPEQILGKAVTGAADVFSLGAVLAYAATGRPPFPGDSSAALLYKVVHEEPELGLLDGELRGLTAECLTKDPAARPAPAELARRLAPEGAARLVAGGWLPGALVEQVSRSAVHLLNLEVTGAGAAGGAGAGAGGPSGPVGFSSPSVGGPEAPGSDGSDGLGVFGPPPVMPSPGVLPPGSMPSAVTSSEAASSGATPPPAMPLPAMPPPTMAPTPHVAAVPEPRDGDHPQDTAPASGPRPGRVTVSVAATSTPEGESGGRVRRLSCSVALAVAGAMAAVTIGSVFVFDLLPDRGGGQDDADSSSGSDSPPAASASSAPSAGAVPATYLGTWEGQGIALDGRLPLGTFRLTVERTAVGQELGKLRQTDPIGGVCVDVLTLKQVTKTELVATSVGAKTNHSGCNPAKTTVHLKPVGDDLRYRSESQESGRPEARMSRVG; from the coding sequence ATGCGGCCGCTCGACGTCGACGAACCCACCGTCGTGGGGCCCTACCGGCTGCTCGGCCGGCTGGGCTCCGGCGGCATGGGCCGGGTCTATCTGGGCCGCAGCGCCGGTGGCCGCACGGTCGCCGTGAAGATCGTGCATCCGCATTTCGCCCTGGACGAGGAGTTCCGGGCGCGTTTCCGGCGCGAGGTCGAGGCCGCGCGCCGGGTGGGCGGCGCCTGGACGGCGCCCGTCCTGGACGCGGACCCGGGGGCGCGGGTGCCATGGGTGGCGACGGCGTACGCCGCCGGCCCGTCCCTGTCGGCCGCGGTCGCCGACGGCGGTCCCTTGCCGGCCCACACCGTACGGGCGCTGGGGGCGGGGCTCGCCGAGGCGTTGGCGGCGGTGCACGAGCTGGGGCTGGTGCACCGGGACGTGAAGCCGTCGAACGTCCTGCTGACCCTCGACGGCCCGCTCCTCATCGACTTCGGCATCGCCCGGGCCACGGACGGCACGGCGTCCCTCACCTCCACCGGCGTGTCCATCGGCTCGCCCGGCTACATGTCGCCCGAGCAGATCCTCGGCAAGGCCGTCACGGGCGCCGCCGACGTCTTCTCGCTGGGCGCGGTCCTCGCGTACGCGGCGACCGGCCGGCCTCCCTTTCCCGGGGACTCCTCCGCCGCCCTGCTCTACAAGGTCGTCCACGAGGAGCCGGAACTCGGCCTGCTGGACGGGGAGCTGAGGGGCCTGACGGCGGAGTGCCTGACGAAGGACCCGGCGGCGCGGCCCGCCCCGGCTGAGCTGGCCCGCCGACTGGCCCCCGAGGGCGCGGCCCGGCTGGTGGCGGGCGGGTGGCTGCCGGGGGCGCTGGTGGAGCAGGTGAGCCGGAGTGCCGTGCACCTGCTGAACCTGGAGGTGACGGGAGCCGGGGCGGCGGGCGGGGCCGGGGCAGGGGCCGGGGGGCCTTCCGGGCCGGTTGGTTTCAGCAGCCCCTCGGTGGGCGGGCCGGAAGCGCCCGGGAGTGACGGGAGCGACGGTCTCGGGGTGTTCGGTCCGCCGCCGGTGATGCCATCGCCCGGGGTACTGCCGCCCGGGTCGATGCCGTCTGCGGTGACCTCTTCCGAGGCCGCCTCTTCCGGGGCGACCCCGCCCCCGGCGATGCCACTCCCGGCGATGCCACCCCCGACGATGGCCCCCACACCCCACGTCGCCGCCGTGCCCGAACCCCGGGACGGCGACCACCCGCAGGACACCGCCCCGGCCTCCGGGCCGCGCCCCGGCAGGGTCACCGTCTCCGTCGCTGCCACGTCCACGCCGGAGGGCGAGAGCGGCGGACGGGTGCGGAGGCTGAGCTGCTCCGTGGCGCTGGCGGTCGCCGGGGCGATGGCGGCCGTGACGATCGGGTCGGTGTTCGTGTTCGACCTGCTGCCGGACCGGGGCGGAGGCCAGGACGACGCGGACTCCTCCAGCGGTTCCGACTCGCCCCCGGCGGCCAGCGCGAGCTCCGCCCCCTCCGCCGGCGCGGTACCCGCCACGTACCTCGGCACCTGGGAGGGCCAGGGCATCGCCCTCGACGGCAGACTGCCCCTCGGCACGTTCCGCCTCACGGTCGAACGGACCGCCGTCGGCCAGGAACTGGGCAAGCTCCGCCAGACGGACCCGATCGGCGGCGTCTGCGTCGACGTACTCACCCTGAAGCAGGTGACGAAGACGGAACTCGTCGCCACGTCGGTCGGCGCGAAGACCAATCACAGCGGCTGCAACCCGGCGAAGACGACCGTCCACCTCAAGCCGGTGGGCGACGACCTCCGGTACCGGTCGGAGAGCCAGGAGTCGGGTCGGCCGGAGGCGCGGATGTCGAGGGTGGGGTAG